One genomic segment of Fusobacterium varium includes these proteins:
- the rsxA gene encoding electron transport complex subunit RsxA has translation MSFGSLFSIIIGSIFINNVIFAKFLGCCPFMGVSKKVDASLGMGMAVTFVITIASGITWLVYHFLLDPFGLGYLQTIAFILIIAALVQFVEMAIAKTSPGLYKALGVFLPLITTNCAVLGVAIINIQEGYNFIETLVNGFSVAVGFSLALVLLAGIRERIEYSAIPAPFKGIPIAFISAGLLAMAFMGFSGMQI, from the coding sequence GTGAGTTTTGGAAGTCTTTTTAGTATTATTATAGGTTCAATTTTTATAAATAACGTTATCTTTGCTAAGTTCTTAGGATGTTGTCCATTTATGGGAGTTTCTAAAAAAGTAGATGCTTCTTTAGGAATGGGAATGGCAGTAACATTTGTTATTACTATTGCTTCTGGAATAACTTGGCTTGTATATCACTTTTTATTAGATCCATTTGGATTAGGATATCTACAAACTATAGCTTTTATCCTGATAATAGCAGCTCTAGTTCAATTTGTTGAAATGGCTATTGCTAAAACATCACCAGGTTTATATAAAGCTCTAGGAGTATTCTTACCTCTTATCACAACTAACTGTGCTGTACTAGGGGTAGCAATTATTAATATTCAAGAAGGATATAATTTTATTGAAACTTTAGTAAATGGATTCTCAGTTGCTGTTGGATTCTCACTTGCACTAGTATTATTAGCAGGAATTAGAGAAAGAATAGAATACTCAGCAATCCCAGCACCATTTAAAGGTATTCCTATTGCATTTATTTCAGCAGGATTACTAGCAATGGCATTTATGGGATTCAGTGGAATGCAAATATAA
- a CDS encoding electron transport complex subunit E: MKTNYGKIIVSGIFKENPIFVLFLGLCPTLGVTSSAMNGLSMGLAVIAVLAFSNLIISALKKLIPDQVRIPAFIMIIASLVTIVEMVMKAYTPDLYKVLGLFIPLIVVNCIVLGRAESFASKNGVVASFLDGIGSGLGFTLSLTVLGIIREILGNGTVFGMRVTPASYSPALIFILAPGAFFTIACIKAFLNYLEMKKSREG; encoded by the coding sequence ATGAAAACTAATTATGGAAAGATAATAGTATCTGGAATTTTTAAAGAAAACCCAATATTTGTATTATTTTTAGGACTTTGTCCTACACTAGGGGTAACAAGTTCAGCTATGAATGGATTATCTATGGGACTTGCAGTTATTGCAGTTCTTGCTTTTTCAAACTTAATAATTTCTGCATTAAAGAAATTAATTCCAGATCAAGTAAGAATCCCAGCTTTTATTATGATAATTGCATCACTAGTTACAATAGTTGAAATGGTAATGAAGGCTTATACTCCTGATCTTTATAAAGTGTTGGGACTATTTATTCCTCTTATAGTTGTTAACTGTATCGTACTTGGAAGAGCAGAAAGTTTTGCATCTAAAAATGGTGTAGTTGCATCTTTCTTAGATGGAATTGGATCAGGACTTGGATTTACTCTTTCTTTAACAGTTTTAGGAATTATTAGAGAAATCTTAGGAAATGGAACAGTATTTGGTATGAGAGTAACACCAGCTAGCTATTCACCAGCTCTTATATTCATACTAGCTCCAGGAGCTTTCTTTACAATAGCTTGTATCAAAGCATTCCTAAACTATCTTGAAATGAAAAAAAGTAGGGAGGGATAA
- a CDS encoding RnfABCDGE type electron transport complex subunit G has product MKNRFVHYGAVLLIIAAVSAGVLGAVNDFTKTVIQENELKTVNQARMKVLSVAKSFKQDEAVTTEGLEFIPGYNEGGELVGYVTTVAQPGYGGDIKWVMGITKDGKIAGMDIIGCQETPGLGAKVQEREWQDHWIGEDKTHEFNKSVDAFAGATISPKAVYDGLMRTLTAYENGVRK; this is encoded by the coding sequence ATGAAAAATAGATTTGTGCACTATGGAGCAGTTCTTTTAATAATTGCAGCTGTTTCAGCAGGAGTTTTAGGAGCTGTAAACGACTTTACTAAAACTGTAATTCAAGAAAATGAATTAAAAACAGTAAACCAAGCTAGAATGAAAGTTCTATCTGTAGCAAAAAGCTTTAAACAAGATGAAGCTGTTACAACTGAAGGACTTGAATTTATACCAGGGTATAATGAAGGTGGAGAGCTTGTAGGATATGTTACAACTGTAGCTCAACCAGGATATGGTGGAGATATTAAATGGGTTATGGGAATAACAAAAGATGGTAAAATAGCTGGAATGGATATCATAGGATGTCAAGAAACTCCAGGACTAGGAGCTAAAGTTCAAGAGAGAGAGTGGCAAGATCACTGGATTGGAGAAGATAAAACTCATGAATTCAATAAATCTGTTGACGCTTTCGCAGGAGCAACAATATCTCCAAAAGCTGTTTATGATGGTTTAATGAGAACATTGACAGCTTATGAAAACGGGGTGAGAAAATAG
- a CDS encoding RnfABCDGE type electron transport complex subunit D, protein MSSILKMGPSPHIRTSETVEKVMYDVIIALIPAFLVAVYVFGIRAVIVTAVAILSCIVTEFVCQKVMGQEISVFDGSAVLTGILFSFVIPVNMALPYVIVGSVVAIALGKMVFGGLGHNVFNPALVGRAFVQASWPVAITTFTLDGKGGATVLTSMRGLSADPMLIAEGNQYVQALIGKMGGCLGETSALALLIGGVYLIYKKQIDWKVPAIIIGTVFVLTWAMGGDPVMHILSGGLFLGAFFMATDMVTSPHTEKGKIIFALLLGLLISLIRMKGGYPEGVAYSILIMNGVVPLINRYTKPKKFGEVKSNEK, encoded by the coding sequence GTGTCTAGTATTTTAAAAATGGGGCCATCACCTCATATAAGAACATCAGAAACAGTTGAAAAAGTAATGTATGATGTAATAATAGCATTGATACCAGCATTTTTAGTTGCTGTTTATGTATTCGGAATCAGAGCCGTAATTGTAACAGCAGTTGCTATTTTATCATGTATTGTTACAGAGTTTGTTTGTCAAAAAGTAATGGGACAGGAGATATCAGTATTTGATGGAAGTGCTGTTCTAACAGGAATTTTATTTTCTTTCGTTATTCCAGTAAACATGGCTTTACCTTATGTTATAGTTGGCTCAGTAGTAGCTATAGCTCTTGGAAAAATGGTTTTTGGAGGGCTAGGACATAACGTATTCAACCCTGCATTAGTAGGAAGAGCATTTGTTCAAGCTTCATGGCCAGTAGCTATCACAACTTTCACATTAGATGGAAAGGGAGGAGCTACAGTTCTTACTTCAATGAGAGGACTTTCAGCAGATCCTATGCTAATAGCTGAAGGAAACCAATATGTACAAGCTCTTATTGGAAAAATGGGAGGATGTTTAGGAGAAACTTCTGCACTAGCTCTATTAATTGGAGGAGTATACTTAATCTATAAAAAACAAATAGATTGGAAAGTTCCTGCAATAATAATTGGTACAGTATTTGTACTTACTTGGGCTATGGGTGGAGATCCTGTAATGCATATTCTTTCTGGAGGATTATTCTTAGGAGCTTTCTTCATGGCAACTGATATGGTAACAAGTCCTCATACAGAAAAAGGAAAAATTATATTTGCTTTACTATTAGGATTATTAATATCACTAATTAGAATGAAAGGTGGATATCCTGAAGGTGTTGCTTACTCAATTCTTATTATGAATGGAGTAGTACCTTTAATCAATAGATATACTAAGCCTAAAAAATTTGGTGAGGTGAAGTCTAATGAAAAATAG
- the rsxC gene encoding electron transport complex subunit RsxC: MRFFGFRGGVHPPENKLQTENMPVEKLAAPKMLYIALLQHIGSPLDPIVAIGDKVLKGQKIADSQGFLTSPIHSPVSGTVKKIEEHVFPLMGRIKTIMIENDGEETWAELPKIENWETADKKDLLAMIREKGIVGIGGASFPTHVKLNPPADVKIDTLLLNGAECEPYLNSDNRLMLEHPESIINGIKIIKKILGVETAIVGIEENKPEAIASMKKAAEGTGIEIAPLKTKYPQGGEKQLIKAVLNREVPSGKLPSAVGVVVQNTGTAAAIYEGLVNGIPLIEKVVTVSGKAIANPKNVKVAIGTPFSYILDHCGVNREIVDKLVMGGPMMGMAQFSEEAPVIKGTSGLLALTKEETNPYKPKACIGCGKCVGACPMGLEPLMFARLAAFEQWEEIGKYNLMDCIECGSCAYICPANRPLTEAIKIGKSKLRAMKK; the protein is encoded by the coding sequence ATGAGATTTTTTGGTTTCAGAGGAGGAGTACATCCGCCTGAAAATAAACTTCAGACAGAAAATATGCCAGTTGAAAAACTAGCAGCACCAAAGATGTTGTATATAGCTTTATTACAACATATAGGATCACCACTAGATCCAATAGTAGCAATTGGAGATAAAGTTCTTAAAGGTCAAAAGATTGCTGACTCTCAAGGATTTTTAACATCTCCTATACATTCACCAGTAAGTGGAACAGTAAAGAAAATAGAAGAACATGTATTTCCACTAATGGGAAGAATTAAAACTATCATGATTGAAAATGATGGAGAAGAAACTTGGGCAGAGTTACCAAAAATTGAAAATTGGGAAACTGCTGACAAAAAAGATTTATTAGCAATGATCAGAGAGAAAGGAATAGTAGGTATTGGAGGAGCAAGCTTCCCTACTCATGTAAAACTTAATCCACCAGCAGATGTAAAAATCGATACTTTACTATTAAACGGAGCAGAGTGTGAGCCATACTTAAACTCAGATAATAGACTTATGCTTGAGCATCCAGAAAGCATAATTAATGGTATTAAAATCATTAAAAAAATTCTAGGTGTAGAAACAGCAATTGTTGGTATTGAAGAAAATAAACCTGAAGCTATAGCTTCTATGAAAAAAGCAGCAGAGGGTACAGGAATTGAGATTGCACCTTTAAAAACAAAATATCCTCAAGGAGGAGAAAAACAATTAATTAAAGCAGTTTTAAATAGAGAAGTTCCATCTGGAAAACTTCCATCAGCTGTAGGAGTAGTTGTTCAAAACACTGGTACAGCAGCTGCAATCTATGAAGGATTAGTAAATGGAATTCCTCTAATTGAAAAAGTTGTTACAGTTTCAGGAAAAGCAATAGCTAATCCAAAAAATGTTAAGGTAGCAATAGGAACACCGTTCTCTTATATACTAGATCACTGTGGAGTAAACAGAGAGATAGTAGATAAACTTGTAATGGGAGGACCTATGATGGGAATGGCTCAATTCTCTGAAGAAGCTCCTGTTATTAAAGGAACTTCTGGACTTCTTGCACTTACAAAAGAAGAGACAAACCCATACAAACCAAAAGCTTGTATCGGTTGTGGAAAATGTGTAGGAGCTTGTCCTATGGGACTTGAACCTCTTATGTTTGCAAGATTAGCAGCTTTTGAGCAATGGGAAGAGATTGGAAAATATAACTTAATGGATTGTATTGAATGTGGTTCATGTGCTTATATCTGTCCAGCTAATAGACCATTAACAGAAGCTATTAAAATCGGTAAATCAAAATTAAGAGCAATGAAAAAATAA
- a CDS encoding aminoacyl-tRNA hydrolase — protein MKLVVGLGNPGDKYAKTRHNVGFEVINNLQKELNITMEREKFQGLLSEKTIDGEKVLFLKPLTFMNLSGNSIVAVVNFYKIDPKKDMIVIYDDMDLPVGKLRVKEKGSSGGHNGIKSIISHLGDEFLRIKCGIGKSKNDTIDFVLGQFDKIEQEAVDEMIKNASKCALDMVADIELGRIMQKYNKK, from the coding sequence ATGAAATTAGTAGTTGGACTTGGAAACCCTGGAGATAAATATGCTAAGACAAGACACAATGTGGGGTTTGAAGTTATTAATAATTTACAAAAAGAACTAAATATTACTATGGAAAGAGAGAAATTTCAAGGGTTACTTAGTGAAAAGACAATTGATGGAGAAAAAGTTTTATTTTTAAAGCCATTGACTTTTATGAATTTAAGTGGTAATTCCATAGTAGCAGTAGTAAACTTTTATAAGATTGATCCTAAGAAAGATATGATAGTTATCTATGATGATATGGATCTACCAGTTGGAAAATTGAGAGTAAAAGAGAAGGGAAGCTCAGGGGGACATAATGGAATAAAATCTATTATATCTCATCTAGGAGATGAATTTTTACGTATAAAATGTGGAATAGGAAAAAGTAAAAATGATACCATAGATTTTGTCTTAGGTCAGTTTGATAAAATTGAACAAGAGGCAGTAGATGAAATGATAAAGAATGCTTCTAAATGTGCCTTAGATATGGTTGCTGATATTGAATTAGGCAGAATAATGCAGAAATACAACAAAAAGTAA
- a CDS encoding L-serine ammonia-lyase, iron-sulfur-dependent, subunit alpha: MDSLRELFKVGNGPSSSHTIGPERAAKKFKEKNPKAARYEVELYGSLALTGKGHLTDWIIIETLKPIPVEIKWLPEVVYDYHTNGMKFRAYDENGAMLDEWLVFSVGGGTIMELGQERRASSKIYPYSKMEDIKNWCERERKEYWEYVTEFEGEGIFDFLKIIWDAMSEAVERGIDKTGVLPGTLKLSRRAQGFYRKARNNHSRGGFLGRIFAYTLAVAEENGAGGKVVTAPTCGACGIIPGLMYALREEYELSEKEILKGLAVAGLIGNIVKENATISGAEGGCQAEVGTACAMAAGMACFLLGGSLDQIEYAAEMALEHHLGLTCDPVGGYVQIPCIERNAAASARALDSAAYSLYTDGKHTVSFDQVVITMGETGKDLKQEYKETSLGGLAKFRFNAEC, encoded by the coding sequence ATGGATTCTCTAAGAGAACTTTTTAAAGTGGGAAATGGACCATCTAGTTCACATACTATTGGACCAGAAAGAGCAGCTAAAAAATTTAAGGAAAAAAATCCAAAGGCAGCAAGATATGAGGTAGAATTATACGGATCTCTAGCTCTTACAGGAAAAGGTCATCTTACAGACTGGATAATAATTGAAACTTTAAAACCAATTCCAGTAGAGATAAAATGGCTACCAGAAGTGGTTTATGACTATCACACTAACGGAATGAAGTTTAGAGCCTATGATGAAAATGGAGCTATGTTAGATGAATGGCTAGTATTTTCAGTAGGTGGAGGAACTATAATGGAGCTTGGACAAGAGAGAAGAGCCTCATCAAAAATCTATCCATATTCAAAGATGGAAGATATTAAAAATTGGTGTGAAAGAGAGAGAAAAGAGTATTGGGAGTATGTAACAGAGTTTGAAGGAGAGGGAATATTTGACTTCTTAAAAATCATTTGGGATGCTATGTCAGAGGCTGTTGAAAGAGGAATTGATAAAACAGGTGTACTTCCTGGAACATTGAAACTTTCGAGAAGAGCTCAAGGATTTTATAGAAAAGCAAGAAATAATCACAGCAGAGGAGGATTTCTTGGTAGAATATTTGCTTATACTTTAGCAGTTGCAGAGGAAAATGGAGCTGGAGGAAAAGTTGTTACAGCCCCAACTTGTGGAGCTTGTGGAATAATTCCAGGGCTTATGTATGCTTTGAGAGAGGAATATGAACTTTCAGAGAAAGAGATTTTAAAAGGTTTAGCAGTAGCTGGACTTATAGGAAATATAGTTAAAGAAAATGCAACTATATCAGGTGCTGAGGGAGGTTGTCAAGCAGAGGTTGGAACAGCTTGTGCAATGGCAGCAGGAATGGCATGTTTCCTATTAGGAGGTTCTCTAGATCAGATAGAGTATGCAGCAGAGATGGCTTTAGAACACCATCTAGGATTGACTTGTGATCCTGTTGGTGGATATGTTCAAATCCCTTGTATAGAGAGAAATGCAGCTGCCTCAGCAAGAGCTTTAGATTCAGCAGCATATAGCTTATACACAGATGGAAAACACACTGTTTCTTTTGACCAAGTTGTAATAACTATGGGTGAAACAGGAAAGGATTTGAAACAAGAGTATAAAGAGACATCTTTAGGTGGATTGGCAAAATTTCGGTTTAATGCAGAATGTTAA
- a CDS encoding phenylalanine--tRNA ligase subunit beta yields the protein MLISLDWLKQYVDIKEDIPQLENALTMIGQEVEAIDIQGKHLDNVVIGQITEYGKHPNSDKLTLLKVNVGAEEELQIVCGAPNHKLGDKVVVAKIGAVLPGDFKIKKSKIRDIESFGMLCSQVELGIGEDGDGIIILPEDAPIGEEYRKYAGLDDVIFELEITPNRPDCLSHIGIAREVAAYYGRKVKYPSYTLSEVIDSVNNYAKVRVEDKERCKRYMGRVIRNVTVAESPEWLKKRIRAMGLKPINNIVDITNFVMFEYNQPMHAFDLDKLENNTVVVRAAENGEKITTLDGVERELVNGELVIADEVKPIAIAGIIGGQATQIEAETKNVFLEVAYFTPDNIRKSAKKLGIVTDSGYRNERGLDIENLPEVIDRAAALIAEVASGEVLDEVIDKYIEKPQKFEIPLNLTKLNTFIGKKLEFDTVGKILSNLGLGIKTLSQDMLLITPPTYRTDLTRPEDLYEEVIRMYGFENIEAVMPVEDIESGLKDSKISVADNLKEILKEIGLHEVINYTFIPREALDILKIKDKVIEISNPLSEDMVIVRPTLMYSLLANIRDNFNRNQFDLRFFEVSKVFTPAEELANEDLRICVAIAGKPERTLWNPKPKAYDFYTMKGYVEKLLEYMGINRYKLERSSNENFHPGRSADIKIGNDVIGTFGEVHPDVLEAMDIKRERAYVADIDLARAEKYIKSAVKYERIVKYPEVTRDLAIVMDKDILVGNMVEDLKRVSPLIEKIEIFDVYEGERIDADKKSVAISIVLRNKVKTLEEKEINDVVTKVLETISKKYRGEIRQ from the coding sequence ATGCTAATTTCACTAGACTGGCTAAAACAGTATGTAGATATAAAAGAAGATATACCTCAATTAGAAAATGCCTTAACAATGATAGGGCAAGAGGTAGAAGCTATTGATATACAAGGAAAACATTTAGATAATGTTGTAATTGGACAAATTACTGAATATGGAAAACATCCAAATTCAGACAAATTAACTCTATTAAAAGTTAATGTTGGAGCAGAAGAGGAGTTACAAATCGTCTGTGGAGCTCCAAATCATAAACTAGGAGATAAAGTAGTAGTTGCTAAAATAGGAGCTGTACTTCCTGGAGATTTTAAAATTAAAAAGAGCAAAATAAGAGATATTGAATCTTTTGGTATGCTATGCTCTCAAGTTGAATTAGGTATAGGAGAGGATGGAGATGGAATTATAATCCTTCCAGAAGATGCTCCTATTGGAGAAGAATATAGAAAATATGCTGGATTAGATGATGTAATATTTGAACTTGAAATTACACCAAATAGACCAGATTGTCTTTCTCACATAGGAATTGCTAGAGAGGTAGCAGCTTACTATGGAAGAAAGGTAAAATATCCTTCATACACTTTAAGTGAAGTTATTGATTCAGTTAATAACTATGCTAAAGTTAGAGTTGAAGATAAAGAGAGATGCAAAAGATACATGGGAAGAGTAATCAGAAATGTAACTGTTGCTGAATCTCCAGAATGGCTTAAAAAGAGAATCAGAGCTATGGGACTAAAACCTATAAACAATATTGTGGATATTACAAACTTTGTAATGTTTGAATATAACCAACCTATGCATGCTTTTGATTTAGATAAATTAGAAAATAATACTGTTGTTGTAAGAGCAGCAGAAAATGGAGAAAAAATCACTACTCTTGATGGTGTAGAGAGAGAGCTTGTAAATGGAGAACTTGTGATAGCTGACGAAGTTAAACCTATCGCTATTGCAGGAATTATAGGTGGACAAGCTACACAAATAGAAGCTGAAACTAAAAATGTATTCTTAGAAGTTGCATACTTCACACCAGATAACATTAGAAAATCAGCAAAAAAACTTGGAATTGTAACAGATTCTGGATATAGAAATGAGAGAGGATTAGATATTGAAAATCTTCCTGAAGTAATAGATAGAGCTGCAGCTTTAATAGCTGAAGTGGCATCTGGAGAGGTTTTAGATGAAGTTATAGACAAATATATAGAAAAACCTCAAAAGTTTGAAATTCCTTTAAATCTAACTAAATTAAATACCTTCATCGGTAAAAAACTTGAGTTTGATACAGTTGGAAAAATTTTAAGTAACTTAGGACTAGGAATAAAAACTTTATCACAAGATATGTTACTAATCACACCACCTACATATAGAACTGACTTAACAAGACCAGAAGATCTATATGAAGAAGTTATTAGAATGTATGGATTTGAAAATATTGAAGCTGTTATGCCAGTTGAAGATATAGAATCTGGATTAAAAGATAGCAAAATTTCAGTAGCTGACAATTTAAAAGAGATTTTAAAAGAGATTGGATTACATGAAGTTATAAACTATACATTTATTCCAAGAGAAGCTTTAGATATTTTAAAAATCAAAGATAAGGTTATTGAAATAAGCAATCCATTAAGTGAAGATATGGTAATTGTTAGACCAACTCTTATGTATAGCTTACTAGCTAATATTAGAGATAACTTCAATAGAAACCAATTTGACCTTAGATTCTTTGAAGTATCAAAAGTATTCACTCCAGCTGAAGAGTTAGCAAATGAAGATCTAAGAATCTGTGTAGCTATTGCAGGAAAACCAGAGAGAACTTTATGGAATCCAAAACCAAAAGCATATGATTTTTATACTATGAAAGGTTATGTAGAAAAACTTCTTGAATACATGGGAATCAACAGATATAAACTAGAAAGAAGCTCAAATGAAAACTTCCATCCAGGAAGAAGTGCTGATATCAAAATAGGAAATGATGTTATAGGAACATTTGGAGAGGTTCACCCAGATGTACTTGAAGCTATGGATATCAAGAGAGAGAGAGCCTATGTAGCTGATATAGATTTAGCAAGAGCTGAAAAATATATTAAGAGTGCAGTAAAATATGAAAGAATAGTAAAATATCCAGAGGTAACAAGAGACCTTGCTATTGTTATGGATAAAGATATTCTAGTTGGAAATATGGTTGAAGATCTAAAGAGAGTTTCTCCATTAATCGAAAAAATAGAGATATTTGACGTTTATGAGGGAGAAAGAATAGATGCTGATAAAAAATCAGTAGCTATAAGTATTGTACTTAGAAATAAAGTAAAAACTCTTGAAGAAAAAGAGATAAATGATGTTGTAACTAAAGTGTTGGAAACTATTTCTAAAAAATATAGAGGGGAAATAAGACAATAA
- the pheS gene encoding phenylalanine--tRNA ligase subunit alpha produces the protein MKEKVAQLREQAQVKIESAVSLQELEEIRVKLLGKKGELTEISKGMKNLSPEERPVLGQLVNETREFITNLLETKNLELKEKEKEERLAKEVLDITLPGEDIQLGTIHPITETMNFMKNIFIEMGFDVADGPEVEWVKYNFDALNIPQTHPSRDVSDTFYITDDVVLRTQTSPVQVRYMLNHKPPFRMICPGKVYRPDYDVSHTPMFHQMEGLMIGENISFVNLKGILTHFVKKVFGETEVRFRPHFFPFTEPSAEMDVQCAVCKGKGCRVCKDSGWLEIMGCGMVDPEVLKAVGYDPNEVSGFAFGVGIERVTMLRHGIDDLRAFFENDVRFLKKFK, from the coding sequence ATGAAGGAAAAGGTAGCACAATTAAGGGAGCAAGCACAAGTAAAAATTGAAAGTGCTGTTTCTTTACAAGAACTTGAAGAAATAAGAGTTAAACTATTAGGAAAAAAAGGAGAATTAACAGAGATATCTAAGGGAATGAAAAATCTTTCTCCAGAGGAAAGACCAGTATTAGGTCAACTTGTAAATGAAACAAGAGAGTTTATAACTAACTTGTTAGAAACAAAAAATCTTGAACTTAAAGAAAAAGAAAAAGAGGAGAGATTAGCAAAAGAGGTACTTGATATCACTCTTCCAGGAGAGGATATTCAACTTGGAACTATTCATCCAATAACAGAAACAATGAATTTTATGAAAAATATATTCATTGAGATGGGATTTGATGTGGCAGATGGTCCAGAAGTAGAATGGGTAAAATATAACTTTGATGCTTTAAATATACCACAAACACACCCTTCAAGAGATGTAAGCGATACTTTCTACATAACAGATGATGTAGTTTTAAGAACTCAAACATCACCAGTACAAGTAAGATATATGCTAAACCATAAACCACCATTTAGAATGATCTGTCCAGGAAAAGTTTACAGACCAGACTATGATGTTTCTCATACACCTATGTTTCACCAAATGGAAGGATTGATGATAGGGGAAAATATTTCTTTCGTAAATCTTAAAGGAATATTAACTCATTTTGTTAAGAAAGTTTTTGGAGAAACTGAAGTTAGATTTAGACCACACTTCTTCCCATTTACAGAGCCAAGTGCTGAAATGGACGTACAATGTGCTGTATGTAAAGGAAAAGGATGTAGAGTATGTAAAGATAGTGGTTGGTTAGAGATCATGGGATGCGGAATGGTAGATCCAGAAGTTTTAAAAGCAGTAGGATATGATCCTAATGAAGTAAGTGGATTTGCTTTCGGTGTTGGAATTGAAAGAGTTACTATGTTAAGACATGGTATAGATGACCTTAGAGCATTCTTTGAAAACGATGTAAGATTCTTAAAAAAATTTAAATAA
- a CDS encoding metallophosphoesterase has protein sequence MKILVISDSHGRLERLISIYEKEQPDVVICAGDHSEDGENLSFIHSEAKYYIVKGNCDFYDIKSEDEMVIELGEHRVLLAHGHHYGVKQTYGIIEARGRELGCDIVIFGHTHRQELIEKDGITLFNPGAVLSNQYGILKMDKEKIDFLQKRS, from the coding sequence ATGAAAATATTGGTAATATCAGATTCACATGGAAGATTAGAAAGATTGATTTCGATTTATGAAAAGGAACAACCTGATGTTGTAATATGTGCTGGGGATCACAGTGAAGATGGAGAAAATCTCTCTTTTATTCACTCAGAGGCAAAATATTACATTGTTAAAGGTAATTGTGATTTTTATGATATAAAAAGTGAAGATGAGATGGTAATTGAGCTAGGAGAACACAGAGTTCTCCTAGCTCATGGTCATCATTACGGAGTAAAACAAACATATGGAATTATAGAGGCTAGGGGGAGAGAGTTAGGATGTGATATAGTGATATTTGGTCACACTCATAGACAGGAACTAATTGAAAAAGATGGAATAACTCTTTTTAATCCTGGAGCTGTTTTAAGTAATCAATATGGAATTTTAAAAATGGATAAAGAAAAGATTGATTTTCTTCAAAAAAGATCTTAA